Within Streptomyces sp. NBC_00704, the genomic segment GCATCGCCACACGGCCGGAGCCCGCCAGCCGGGCCAGTCCGTCCGTGAGCGCGGGCTCGCCCTCGCCGGTCGCCACGACAACGACGGTGCGGCCGCCTTCGCAGGCGGCGACGAGGCCCTCCGCGGTCGGGGACGTCTCCTCGACGCTGAGACCGGCGTCCCGCAGATAGGGCAGCTGCGGATGCGCGCCGTCCGCGCACAGCACCCGGTCCGCCGCGCGCAGGGCCTGCCAGGCGGGCCAGGACAGCAGGCCGGGGGCGACGCGGTGGCTGGTGGTGAGCAGGACGATGCGGCCGGGGGCGGAGGGACCGGCAACGGAAAGACCGGCGACGGACGGACCGGCGACGACCGCGGCGGGACCGCCGGCCGGGCGGCCGCTGGACGGGCTGGATGCGTTCACACCTCGAACGTAACGCACACCCGGCGGCGGCCCGGAGAGTTGTCCACAGGCCCGGTGCGTTCATCACACCGGGCGGGCTGGAACGGCGACGTCGTCACGCCGTAACGCCGTCACGTCGTCACGCCGTCACGTCGTCACGTCGTCTGCGGGCTTCCCGCCGTCGAGATCTCGTGCACCCAGGGGGTCTTCGCGTCGACGCGGGCGACCTTGCGGGCGTCCCAGCTGCCGTAGCGCGGGTTGAGGTCGACGCCGAGCGACTTGGAGGCCTTGGACAGCGCGTTCCAGAAGGCGGGCTGGCTGGTGTTCGTGCCCAGCTCGGTGGCGAGCTTCTGGGCCTCCAGCTGGAGACGGAGGTTCTCGTCGAGACGCTGCGGCGGGATGCCGTACTGCTGGAGCCACGCCCTCTGGAGCCCCTCGGGGCCCCCGGCCTGCTGTTCCAGCCCGGCCCGCATCTCCTGGACCTCGCGCGGCGTGACGGTGATGTCCGCGTCCTCGGCGGCCCGCTGGAGCACCCGGTCGAGGACCATGCTGTGCAGGGTGTCGCGGGTGAGGGTGCCCGTCTGGGCGACGGCCTGGGCGTACTGGGTGTCGTCGGTGACGGCGGCGCGCTGGGCGGCGCGGACCTCCTTCACCCGGCCCTCCAGCTGCGCGACGGTGATCCGCTGCCCGCCGACGACGGCCGCCGCGCCGGGATGCGCGTCACTCCCGCAGGCGGCCAGAAGAGGGGCCGCCGCGATCACGGCGGACAGCAGGAGCGCGGTGCGACGACGGCGGTGCAAGGAAACCTCCCGAGGAGATTGTGCGACGGTGCACAAAGTCTTGCGGTGATCGATGGTAGGCAGTGGCAGGCCTGGGGCCAACCCATTCGACCAACGATTCACCAGGACTTCGGGCACCGCCGCGCCCGACCGCCGCCCGCACCGGGGTACGAGCGCTCAGCCCCGCGCGCCCACTGCGTGCTCGACGGCGTCGGCGACGGCCGTGCGCACGCCGTCGCCCGCGGCGACCGTGCGCACGTTCCCGCTCGCGCGCGTGGCGTCGCCCACCAGGACGAAGTCGACCTTCTCGTACTGCGGCGCCGCCGTCCGGGCAGCGGTGGCCTCGGGCCCTCCGACGGTCAGGACGACATCGCAGGAACGCTGGAGCAGGCCGTTGAGGAAGGGACGCGCGTTGCCAGCGCTCTGTTCGCCGGTCACCGGCGCGTAGCTCACCCGCGCGTGCGTCTTCAGGGACGCGTCCTGCATGCCCTGCCAGACGGCGGCCGCGGTGCTGTCGGCGGTGACGCCCTTGTCGCCGGTGAGGAGGCAGGCGTCGACGTCGGTATAGGCGCGGGCGCGGGTGTCGGGGACGGCGGGGCGGTCGTCGTCGGGGGAGAAGAGGAGGACGGCGCTCACGGTGAGCGCGGCCGCTGCCGCGAGGGAGCCGGCCGCGAGGGCGAGGGTGCGCCCACGCAGCGCGCGCAGCCATGTGACGGCGGCGCGCCCGAAGGCGAAGGACCACCCCGCACGCGCCCCGCCCGCTCCTTGCGCCCCTCCGACCCCTCGCGTCTCCCGTTTCACCCGGGCCTGGGACACCTGTCTGATCCGCTTGCTCACGATCGTCGTTCTCCCGCTACCGAACTCATCTGACCTCTATCGCCCGGTGGCCGGCCGCCGCGGCCAAGTCCGCCACGCGTGCGTGGCGGCGCCGGCTGTCGACGAGGCGATCAGCAGCGCGTCGAGCGCGAACAGCGCCCCGTGCGTGTCGATCGGCGTTAGCGCCAGCTCGGTGAGCCAGGCGGCCAGCACCACGCTGAAGGCGGCGAAGGCCGACCAGTCCGCCCGGGAACGCCGGCGCAGCGCCATGACGAGGGACGGGACGGGGCACAGCAGTCCCACGCTGAGCACGGGCAACAACGCGAAGCCCACGCGCGCGGCCGGCGTGCGCAGCGCCGCACCGGCCACCGCTCCCGCGACGACGAACCTCATGTCCTGCCCCTCCCCGGCGTCTCACGCCCGGCACGTCGAATTCGCCCCTCTGTGACCCGATTCCGGATCCGGTTCCGGTTCAGCCGACGATGGCGACCGGGGCGTCCCACGCGTCACGGTCCACGGTGATCGTGTAACCGCCGCGGGTCTCCTTGCTGTTGACCTGGTACTGGTGACCACGGCTGTGGTTGGTGAACTGGGTGGCGCCCCACGGCCAGTCGGTGGTCGTGGTGTACTTCCCGTCCCACAGCGCGTACCAGAGGTTGCCCGGCAGGTCCGTCTTGTTGGTCGCGGTGGCGATGGCCTTGGCGCTGGAGCTGCTGAAGCCGTAGTAGCCGCCCCGGTAGATCTTGGCGCGCAGTGTCTTGGTGAAGGAGCGCACATATGCCAGCACGGCGTCGTTGCACGCCTTGTCGGTGATGTCGTACGCCTCCATGTCGAGGTAGATCGGGCTGCCGGCCTTCATGCCGAGCGCCGAGGCCTTGGCGACCGCGTCCGCGCCGTCCTTCGCGCCGAGGGAGGTGGCCGTGGCGGCGGTGATCTTCTCGGGGCTGGAGCCCGTCTGGCAGGGCGGCTGGGCGCCGACGTAGAGCGGGATCAGCTTCCAGCCGAGCGTGTTGACCGACTTCACCCAGGAAGCGGTCAGGTTGGGCTGCGCGCAGCCCCGGTTCTTGCCACCGACGTAGACGGCGGCGCCGCCGTAGTACCCGTCGGTCTTCCAGGCCTTCATCGCGGCCGACGACGGTGCCGTGCAGGCGTCGAAGGCGCGGCCGGTGTAGGTCTTCTGGGCGGGCCAGGTGGTGGCCGCCATCGAGGTCTGCGCCGCTATCCCGGCCCCCGCGAGCACGGCCGCTCCGGCCACGCCCCACGTGATGTATCTGCGCTTCCTGGACTGCCGGTGCTCGGCCATCCCCACCCCATCGTCTGTCTGTAGTACGACCTTCACCCGCGCGTACGCCGTTCGTCCGTACACGCGAGGATGTGGCCGCATATGCCTGTGTCAGGCTGAAGTCCCTGATTCGTTGCGACGATACGGTGTCGACTCGACGTCCCGTACCGGGCGGATCGCACCGTAACCCGCGCCACCCCAGCGATCGGGAAAAACGGCTCCCCCATAGCTACAAGATTCGCCCACGTCACAGTAAAGAGGCGAAGGCCTGGAGGGACGCACCGGTGCCCTACCCTGTCCCTCTGCTTACTTGGGGGGCGACATGACGATGCCGACGACATCGACGGCGACGGGCGTACAGAGACGACTCGCGGGCGGCTGGGCCCAACGGCTCGCCTGGGGGTTCCTGGTGTGGGGTTCGCTGGGCCTGCTGATCTGGGTCCCCTTCCTCTACATCGCGATCCGCCGCGGCCTCTCCTCCGACTGGGCGGCCTTCGCCTCGTTCGCGCTGTACGAGTGCGTGACCCTGCCCTGGGCGATCGTCACGGCGGACGGCGACGGGGATCCGTACCTCGGCATCACGGTCGTGGTGGGCCTGCTGACGGCCACGGGCCTGCTTCTGTTCGCGATGTTCGACAAGGCCCTCCCGGCGAACGGGCCCGCCTACACCACTCCTGCACCCCCGCAGGGCCAGCCGTACCAGCAGGGCTACCCGTACGGGCGGTAGAACCGGCGCCCGCCGGAAGAGGGGCGGCGAAACGCCGGCAGAGGGGCGCGGATCCGCAGCCGCCGACGACGGCTCCGGCACGGCGTGGGCAACCGCGCGCGCCCACCTCGTCCAGGAGCCTGCACCGACAAGCACCCGGCCTTCAACTCACACCGCACCGAGTCAGTCGCGTGGAACCGCCGAGAGCACCGCTGCCAGTTCACGGCTGTAGTTGTCGCAGAGGTCCAGCAGCTCGCGCCCCGTCGCTGACGCCAGCAGGTCGGGGCCGTCGGCAGCGGTGAGGATCCCCTCGTGGCACCGGCCCTCGACTTCGAGATTCCGAGTGGCGAAATAGCCCGCGTTGTAGGCGCGGAGAGGTTCGGCGACATTCCCGAGGTACCGCTCGCGTTCCTCCTCCCCCGGCACCACTGTCAACGTATCGCGCAAGTACACGTCGAGATAGTCGGCCAGTTCTCGAGTGCGGACGACGAGAGCGTCTGTCTGGGCCTCACTCATCTCGCCCAGCGCCTCACTCGCCAGCATCCAACCGCTGATGGCCTCCAACTGGAAGTTCTCAGGCAGCTGCGGATCGACTTCGGACTCGAACAGTGGCGCCTCACTGAATCGATCGAGCGCCTGCTGGAAAGCATCGTTAGGCTCACCATTCAGCTGTGCTGCGCCTTGGCGAAGGAGAACCGCGAGCGCTGTCGGATCGACGCCCCATTCCTCTGGCATGGGGATGTCTGTCAGAGGCGCCTGCAACCGGCGCAGCGCGAAGAACACAGCCTGGTGCCGCTGGGCCCGGTCCATCCTTCGAATCTGCGCTGTCAAAATCCCGTCGAACCGCCAGTCCATTGGGCTCCCCTCACAGTCATCGGTGTTCCAGAAAGCAGTGCCCATGACCAGGACCCGCGCGCCTGACAATGGCTGACAAAACAAGCTGAGTTGCCGGTGGGTGAAGAGCCAGCAGGCGAGTCTGAGGAACGGCCACCTCGCTCCCGCCCGCGACATGACCGCGGTCACCTTGTGGGCCTGGGTGCCCGTAGCGCCCGGCACCGAGTTGGTGATCTCGTCGCCCACGCGCACCCGGTCGATGGCCTTCGTCGTGCCGTCGGCCATCAGCACCCGGGTCGAACCGGTGAAACTGTGCGGCATCGGGCAACCTGAAGCTCTCCCCCCGCCTCGTCAGAGAGTGACTGAGAACTTTCAGGGTGACCTTCGGAAGGGTGACGGTGGGATCGTCGGCAACGGACAGAGCTCCCATACCGTTGGGAGAGGTGTCCGGATCTCAACTCTCGGACTTTGGAGCCCTGTTGGCCCCAAATCCTGGCGCACTCGACCTGCCGCAGCATTACCGATCGTCACCCGTGAGGGTGACCGACGCTGCAAACTCCGGCCGTCCGAGCGTGCGGTGACCGCTCTGGTATACCTGCGTCGGCATCACCCCCTGGCCCAACTCCCCGCGGTTTTCCGCATTTCCGTCGGCACCGCCCACGCGTACGTCACCAGCGTCGTCGAGCACCCGGCCAACACGGCACCGGGCCTGTTGAAGGTCCTACGCGAGACGAACCCCGACTACGTTCTCGTGGACGGCACGCTCGCCCAGTGCGACCGGGTCGGCGACGGGCGCTCGGACCATACGACGAAGCACAAGCGACACGGTGTGAACGTGCGGGTCATCACGGACCCAGTCGGTCGCACCCTGTGGCTCCCGTCCGCCATGTCCGGCCGAATACACGACCTGACCGTCGCCCGCACCCACAAGATCATCAGGATCTGCGAGTGCCAGGGCGTCCCCGTCCTCGCCGACATGGCCTACATCGGCGCGGACGAGTGGGTCACCACCCCAAAGCGTCGGCCGCTCCAGGGCGAGCTCACCCCGCCCGGACAGACGGCCAACCGATCCTTGTCCGCCGCCCGCGCACCCGTCGAACGAGGAATCGCCCACCTGAAATCCTGGCGAATCTCCCACCGAACCCGATGGAGCCCCAACCGCATGACGTCAATCCCAAGGCCGTTCTCACCCTGGAGCGGCATCGCCAAGACTCTCACTGAACCTCTTTCATCCTGGGGTCTGAGGAGTGAAACAGGCTGGTCAGCGTGGTGGTGACGTAGCGAAGCCCCTCGTCGTTGGTGTGGTGATCTCACTCAACACGCCGACGGCCGGGGGCTTCGTTGGTTCCGTATCCTTCCATGCTCGACGTCCCGTACGAGCTGGTCGAGCATGTCTCCTGGCTCGTCTACACCCGAAGGCGTGAACTTCGCTCACCATGGCGGAAGTTGAGCTGCTTCAAGCAGGCCCTGCTGGCACTGGCCCACCTGCGGAAGAACGAGACGTTCGCACAGATCGGCGCCGGTTTCGGGGTGTCGGAAGCGACGGCCTGGCGCTACGTCGACGAGACGCTTGAGGTCCTGGCCGCCTGGGCGCCGGGCCTGCACGAGGCCCTGGTCGGGCTGGGCGAGGGCGACTTCGTCATCGTCGACGGGACGCTCATCCCGACCGACCGCATCAAGGCGGACGAGCCTTACTACTCCCAGAAGCACCGCAAGCACGGCATGAACGTACAGGTCATCGCGGCCCCGGACGGCACACCACTGTGGTTCTCACGCGCGACACCAGGACGTACCCATGACCTCACCGCGGCCCGCGCCCACGGCATCATCCAAGCGTGCCTGACCCGACAGATCCTCGTCCTCGCGGACCGGGCCTACCAGGGTGCCGGCGCCACTGTCCGCACCCCCTATTACCACCACAACGAACAGCCCGAGCACTACCAGGAGTTCAACCGTGACCACGCCCGGCTGCGGGCTCCCGGCGAACGCGCCTTCGCGCAGCTGAAGTCCTGGCGACTCTTACGGCGAGCCCGATGTTCCACCCGGCGTATTGGCACCGCCGTCCAAGCCATCCACACACTCTTGACCTGCGACTATTCAGGATGAAAGAGGTTCACTGTTCGACCCACGTGAACCGATTCCACACCTTTTCTCTGTCTGCAGCCTCGACGAGAACTTGGACACCCATAGGTCGAGGCAACAGACAGCCTTTCGGCCAGGAGATCTCCTCCCCGGCTACATCGATCTGGACATCCTCAGAATCGTCGGAAATCTGGATCAAGCACTGCCCCAAACATCCCTTGCCTCAGTGGCGCCTAGCTCCCATACCCTCATGACAGGGATAGCGTCGTCGCCGTTCTCCTCACAGAAGACGAGGCGAGGACTTCACTACCTACCTCACTCAGCATGCGTACGTTCCCTTGGAGAGTTCAGAATCGATCCATCGAGCCGCGCGGTGCGAAGTTTCCAGCAGCGACGGCATGATCCGAACGGAGGTTACGTCGAATCCCCTGGCCGACATTGCATCCTACAGGATCGAATATCTTCCTCCACTTGCGAAACTTTCAACCTCAACTACTGCCGCCAGACACCAGAGGACCAGTGGAAATAAATCCATGGCCCTCTGGGACTGTTGCGTCATAGGGCATCAGCAGATGATAGCCGCAAGCTCTTCGCGCGATTTTCCCGCCGTCTGCTACGAAAGGCTTCCCCAGTCAATCACCGGATCTTCGACGAAGTCCACCACAGGGGCCCTGTCAAGCCGCTGACCGTTCGCTTCCCCTGATACCCAGCCGATGCAGCTAGGGCGGTTCCCGTTCCCTGAAAGGCAGAATTCTTCGAGCGCGGCGCGAACTCGATCAAGTGGAATCGCGCTAGCCGGGTCATGAAAAAGAGGGTAGCCAGGGTCTGATACAACGCGCGGGTCGACGGAAGGCGGATGGGGATTATCGGAAATCCAAACAGATTTATGGACCTCATCCACCCTGGACCTGTCGCCGTCGACAAACCAGATGAGACTCCCATATCCCGTCCGCCTGTTGACTGCCACGCGCAGATGGTTATCCGCCACTCGATGTTCATTGCTGTGTCGCTCGCTCGCCATGGAAAACCACGCATCACTTCCCGGAGTGTAGGTTCGCCCCTCTCCGCTCTCGCCGGGAAGGCTCTCCATGACGCTCGAAATTATGCGGACCTTTTCCTCCACAGACTCACCATAGGTCCAAATGCCATTAAAGAAGGCGCTCAGTATCACTGCTACCACTCATTCCAGAGGATCTGCGAGGCCGCGCAGTGGAATATTTTCCATATCCCCTGCCGCATTCCTGAACCACACATTCAACGTCGAGCCTCTAGGGAGGACGGCCTTGACGGCCGATTCGCACGCTAGCGTGCCGCTACAGGGGCCGCTGGCGTGGTTTATGACAACGTCCAC encodes:
- a CDS encoding SurA N-terminal domain-containing protein, with translation MHRRRRTALLLSAVIAAAPLLAACGSDAHPGAAAVVGGQRITVAQLEGRVKEVRAAQRAAVTDDTQYAQAVAQTGTLTRDTLHSMVLDRVLQRAAEDADITVTPREVQEMRAGLEQQAGGPEGLQRAWLQQYGIPPQRLDENLRLQLEAQKLATELGTNTSQPAFWNALSKASKSLGVDLNPRYGSWDARKVARVDAKTPWVHEISTAGSPQTT
- a CDS encoding Imm1 family immunity protein; translated protein: MESLPGESGEGRTYTPGSDAWFSMASERHSNEHRVADNHLRVAVNRRTGYGSLIWFVDGDRSRVDEVHKSVWISDNPHPPSVDPRVVSDPGYPLFHDPASAIPLDRVRAALEEFCLSGNGNRPSCIGWVSGEANGQRLDRAPVVDFVEDPVIDWGSLS
- a CDS encoding glycoside hydrolase domain-containing protein, whose product is MAEHRQSRKRRYITWGVAGAAVLAGAGIAAQTSMAATTWPAQKTYTGRAFDACTAPSSAAMKAWKTDGYYGGAAVYVGGKNRGCAQPNLTASWVKSVNTLGWKLIPLYVGAQPPCQTGSSPEKITAATATSLGAKDGADAVAKASALGMKAGSPIYLDMEAYDITDKACNDAVLAYVRSFTKTLRAKIYRGGYYGFSSSSAKAIATATNKTDLPGNLWYALWDGKYTTTTDWPWGATQFTNHSRGHQYQVNSKETRGGYTITVDRDAWDAPVAIVG